In Dehalococcoidia bacterium, the following are encoded in one genomic region:
- a CDS encoding response regulator transcription factor, with amino-acid sequence MTSIVFIDATEDLRPLAETLEEAGFSVRHARVDGALEGQQPAAAVMVFNLLGRADTAAIKALLRSPDLAHEVAAIAVVRSDQLATFDFAAGFDDFVVYPALNEEVAARVRRAIWLKSGVESDNTLSAGDLRIDLSNYKVYVSGRPIELTYKEYELLRFLATNQDKVFTREALLNRVWGYDFYGGARTVDVHVRRLRSKIEDASHTFIETVRNVGYRFHLAGAAQPHGD; translated from the coding sequence GTGACGAGCATCGTCTTCATCGACGCGACGGAAGATTTGAGGCCGCTGGCGGAGACGCTGGAGGAGGCCGGATTCTCGGTGCGTCACGCGCGCGTCGACGGCGCGTTGGAGGGGCAGCAGCCTGCCGCGGCGGTGATGGTGTTCAACCTCCTGGGGCGGGCGGACACGGCCGCGATCAAGGCGCTGTTGCGCTCGCCGGACTTGGCGCACGAAGTGGCGGCGATCGCCGTGGTCCGCAGCGACCAGCTTGCGACGTTCGACTTCGCGGCGGGGTTCGACGACTTCGTCGTCTATCCGGCGCTCAACGAAGAAGTGGCGGCGCGCGTACGCCGCGCGATCTGGCTGAAGTCAGGCGTCGAGAGCGACAACACGCTGAGCGCGGGCGACCTGCGCATCGACCTGTCGAATTACAAGGTGTACGTGAGCGGCCGGCCGATCGAGCTGACGTACAAGGAATACGAGTTGTTGCGCTTCCTGGCGACGAACCAGGACAAGGTGTTCACGCGCGAGGCGCTGCTCAACCGCGTCTGGGGTTACGACTTCTACGGCGGCGCGCGCACCGTCGACGTACACGTGCGGCGGCTGCGCAGCAAGATCGAAGATGCTTCGCACACGTTCATCGAGACAGTGCGCAACGTGGGGTATCGGTTTCATCTTGCGGGTGCGGCGCAGCCGCACGGCGACTGA
- a CDS encoding enoyl-CoA hydratase-related protein: MDYEKILYEKRGRIAIVTINRPESMNSIDPRTSAELHDAWCDFRDDEELWVGILTGAGARAFSAGNDLVAMSRMQQSGTSEFAEYARAPFGGITRDFECWKPMIAAINGYCLAGGLEMALSCDIRVAAEHAQFGLAEVTRGIIPGAGGTQRLPRTIPFGPALELLLTGDKFSAEWAFRYGLVNYVVAADEVMPKAIAIAERLCENAPMSLRLVKEAAYKGVNMTLEEGLKLEIAQYRRVAVTEDSREGPLAFAQKRKPVWKGK; the protein is encoded by the coding sequence ATGGACTACGAAAAGATCCTCTACGAGAAGCGTGGGCGGATCGCGATCGTCACGATCAACCGGCCCGAGAGCATGAACTCGATCGACCCGCGGACGTCGGCGGAGTTGCACGATGCGTGGTGTGACTTTCGGGACGACGAGGAGCTGTGGGTGGGCATCCTGACCGGCGCCGGCGCGCGCGCCTTTTCGGCGGGCAACGACCTGGTGGCGATGTCGCGGATGCAGCAGTCGGGCACGAGTGAGTTTGCGGAGTACGCGCGGGCGCCGTTTGGCGGCATCACGCGGGACTTCGAGTGCTGGAAGCCGATGATCGCGGCGATCAACGGCTACTGTCTGGCGGGCGGCCTGGAGATGGCGCTCTCGTGCGACATTCGTGTTGCGGCGGAGCACGCGCAGTTCGGGCTCGCCGAGGTGACGCGCGGGATCATTCCCGGCGCCGGCGGGACGCAGCGATTGCCGCGCACGATCCCGTTCGGTCCGGCGCTGGAACTGCTGTTGACGGGCGACAAGTTCAGCGCGGAGTGGGCGTTCCGCTACGGGCTGGTGAACTACGTCGTGGCGGCGGACGAGGTGATGCCGAAGGCGATCGCGATCGCGGAGCGGCTCTGCGAGAACGCGCCGATGTCGCTGCGGCTGGTGAAGGAAGCGGCGTACAAGGGCGTGAACATGACGCTCGAAGAAGGACTGAAGCTCGAGATCGCGCAGTACCGACGCGTCGCCGTCACGGAAGATTCGCGCGAGGGGCCGCTGGCATTCGCGCAGAAGCGCAAGCCCGTGTGGAAGGGCAAATAG
- a CDS encoding PadR family transcriptional regulator — MCYTVDMAVVQANEGEWGAQLRRGVLELCILAIIGREASYGYQIVTRIASAAQLASGEGTIYPLLRRLKREGLVETFWQESDAGPPRQYYRLTSKGRGALRAMRSEWDALVAAMAVHLDGATPRSEVKE; from the coding sequence TTGTGCTACACAGTAGACATGGCGGTGGTACAGGCGAACGAGGGTGAGTGGGGGGCGCAGTTGCGGCGCGGGGTGCTGGAGCTGTGCATCCTGGCGATCATCGGGCGGGAGGCGAGCTACGGCTACCAGATCGTGACGCGGATCGCGTCGGCGGCTCAGCTCGCGTCGGGGGAGGGGACGATCTACCCGCTGCTGCGGCGGTTGAAGCGGGAGGGGCTGGTCGAGACGTTCTGGCAGGAGTCCGACGCGGGGCCGCCACGGCAGTACTACCGTCTGACGTCGAAGGGGCGGGGGGCGCTGCGGGCGATGCGCAGTGAGTGGGACGCGCTGGTGGCAGCGATGGCCGTACACCTGGACGGAGCGACTCCGAGAAGTGAGGTTAAGGAGTGA
- the gyrB gene encoding DNA topoisomerase (ATP-hydrolyzing) subunit B, which translates to MVRQRVEDEVPAKRGKGKNSKAATYTASDIQVLEGLEAVRRRPGMYIGTTDQRGLQQLIKEVVDNSVDEAMAGFATRVEVTIEADGWVKVIDNGRGIPVDKHKTTGKSALETIMTVLHAGGKFGGGAYKVSGGLHGVGASVVNALSRKMWVEVRRDAKVFRQEYERGIPKGAMKTTPEPKQKHTGTTTAWIADDEIFESIDYEVEPVLQRLREMAYLTKGLWIRLIDHRAGRELEMNFCFEGGVASFVRHINRGRNTLNQRPIYIEKTVEATQIEAAVQYNDGFSQAEFSFANTVNTIDGGAHLTGFRSALTRVLNDYARRQKYLKDDDPNLTGDDVREGLVAVISVKLPEPQFEGQTKTRLGNAEVKTHVESAVAEGMLQYLEEHPSDGRRIIEKGIMASRAREAARKARDLVVRKGLLDGTMLPGKLADCSERDPDKCELYLVEGNSAGGTAKSGRDRRSQAILPLRGKILNVEKARIEKMLAHEEIRALITALGTSFGDTLDLAKLRYHHVIIMADADVDGSHIRTLLLTFFFRYMRPLIEEGHLYIALAPLYRIQVGRQHTWIYSDQERDQFLSKVKDGQKAGIQRYKGLGEMNPEQLWETTMDPEKRTMLRVSIEDAMKAEEIFSTLMGDEVAPRKKWIQGHATQVKNLDV; encoded by the coding sequence ATGGTAAGACAGCGCGTCGAAGACGAAGTGCCGGCGAAGCGCGGCAAAGGCAAGAACAGCAAGGCCGCGACCTATACCGCGAGTGACATCCAGGTGCTCGAGGGGCTGGAGGCTGTCCGCCGCCGCCCGGGCATGTACATCGGCACGACGGACCAGCGCGGTCTGCAGCAACTGATCAAGGAAGTCGTCGATAACTCGGTCGACGAGGCGATGGCGGGCTTCGCGACGCGCGTCGAAGTGACGATCGAAGCCGACGGCTGGGTGAAGGTGATCGACAACGGCCGCGGTATCCCGGTCGACAAGCACAAGACGACGGGAAAGTCGGCGCTCGAGACGATCATGACGGTGCTGCACGCGGGCGGTAAGTTCGGCGGCGGCGCGTACAAGGTCTCGGGCGGGCTGCACGGCGTCGGCGCGTCCGTCGTGAACGCGCTTTCGCGCAAGATGTGGGTGGAAGTGCGCCGCGACGCCAAGGTGTTCCGGCAGGAGTACGAGCGCGGCATCCCCAAGGGCGCCATGAAGACCACGCCGGAGCCCAAGCAGAAGCACACCGGCACGACGACGGCATGGATCGCGGACGACGAGATCTTCGAGAGCATCGACTACGAAGTAGAGCCTGTGTTGCAGCGCCTGCGCGAAATGGCGTATCTGACGAAGGGACTCTGGATCCGTCTCATCGATCATCGCGCGGGGCGCGAGCTGGAGATGAACTTCTGCTTCGAGGGTGGCGTCGCGAGCTTCGTGCGGCACATCAACCGCGGCCGCAACACGTTGAATCAGCGCCCGATTTACATCGAGAAGACGGTCGAGGCGACGCAGATCGAAGCGGCGGTGCAGTACAACGACGGCTTCTCGCAGGCGGAGTTCAGTTTCGCGAACACCGTCAACACGATCGACGGCGGCGCGCACCTGACGGGCTTCCGCTCGGCGTTGACGCGCGTGCTCAACGACTATGCGCGCAGGCAGAAGTACCTGAAGGACGACGATCCGAACCTCACGGGAGACGACGTGCGCGAGGGTCTCGTCGCGGTGATCAGCGTCAAGCTGCCGGAGCCGCAGTTCGAAGGACAGACGAAGACGCGCCTCGGCAACGCCGAAGTGAAGACGCACGTCGAAAGCGCGGTCGCCGAAGGAATGCTGCAATACCTGGAGGAGCACCCGTCGGACGGGCGCCGGATCATCGAAAAGGGGATCATGGCGTCGCGGGCGCGCGAGGCGGCGCGGAAGGCGCGCGACCTGGTGGTGCGCAAGGGACTGCTCGATGGCACGATGCTGCCGGGCAAGCTGGCGGACTGCTCGGAGCGCGATCCGGACAAGTGCGAGTTGTATCTGGTCGAGGGTAACTCGGCGGGCGGCACCGCGAAGAGCGGGCGCGACCGCCGCTCCCAGGCGATCCTGCCGTTGCGCGGCAAGATCCTCAACGTCGAGAAGGCGCGGATCGAAAAGATGCTGGCGCACGAGGAGATCCGGGCCCTGATCACAGCGCTCGGCACCAGCTTCGGGGACACGCTGGACCTGGCGAAGCTGCGCTACCACCACGTGATCATCATGGCGGACGCCGACGTCGACGGCTCGCACATCCGCACGCTGCTGCTGACGTTTTTCTTCCGTTACATGCGGCCGCTGATCGAAGAGGGGCACCTGTACATCGCGCTAGCGCCGCTCTACCGGATCCAGGTCGGCCGGCAGCACACGTGGATTTACTCCGACCAGGAGCGCGACCAGTTCCTCTCGAAAGTCAAAGATGGGCAGAAGGCGGGTATCCAGCGCTACAAGGGTCTTGGTGAGATGAACCCGGAGCAACTCTGGGAGACGACGATGGACCCGGAGAAGCGCACGATGCTCCGTGTGAGCATCGAAGACGCGATGAAGGCCGAGGAGATCTTCTCGACGCTGATGGGCGATGAAGTGGCGCCGCGGAAGAAGTGGATCCAGGGGCACGCGACGCAGGTGAAGAATTTGGACGTGTAG
- a CDS encoding LLM class flavin-dependent oxidoreductase codes for MTIDFGWFLPTMGDAEVIGPPTREPDLAYLTSVAKAAEDAGFVFALVPVGTTCGDAWLASAMVAACTDKLKFLVAMRPGFVAPAVAAKMATTFDQMSRGRVLINVVTGGFPAELAADGDFTGHDERYVRSQEFMQVVRRAWTERKWDHEGKYYRVQTGNVYPHTYQKPYPPFYFGGASDAAKQVGADEADVYLLWGEPIPMVRERIAEMRALASERGRTLRFGMRIHVLVRDTDAQARADAEALIAGIPDRFQDMMDKHMSGSDSEGEKRQRLLRDQEWLGPNLWSGIGKARLGVGTALVGDGASVAARLQEYVDEGIDTFILSGYPHLEEAQRFGKYVMPHFAGKASVPQAPRELAASNA; via the coding sequence ATGACGATCGACTTCGGCTGGTTCCTGCCCACCATGGGCGACGCGGAGGTCATCGGCCCGCCGACCCGCGAGCCCGACCTCGCGTATCTGACAAGCGTCGCGAAGGCGGCCGAAGACGCTGGCTTCGTCTTCGCCCTCGTGCCCGTCGGCACCACATGCGGCGACGCCTGGCTCGCATCGGCCATGGTCGCCGCCTGCACCGACAAGCTGAAGTTCCTCGTCGCGATGCGTCCTGGCTTCGTCGCGCCCGCCGTCGCCGCGAAGATGGCCACCACCTTCGACCAGATGTCGCGCGGCCGCGTGCTGATCAACGTCGTCACCGGCGGCTTTCCCGCCGAACTCGCCGCCGATGGCGACTTCACCGGCCACGACGAGCGTTACGTCCGCAGCCAGGAGTTCATGCAGGTCGTCCGCCGCGCCTGGACCGAACGCAAGTGGGACCACGAAGGCAAGTACTACCGCGTGCAGACGGGCAACGTGTACCCGCACACCTACCAGAAGCCATACCCGCCGTTCTACTTCGGCGGCGCCTCAGACGCGGCGAAACAGGTCGGCGCTGACGAGGCCGACGTCTACCTGCTCTGGGGCGAACCGATACCGATGGTCCGCGAGCGCATCGCCGAGATGCGCGCGCTCGCATCAGAGCGCGGACGCACCCTGCGCTTCGGCATGCGCATCCACGTCCTCGTGCGCGACACCGACGCACAGGCGCGCGCCGACGCCGAAGCGCTGATCGCGGGCATCCCCGACCGCTTCCAAGACATGATGGACAAGCACATGTCAGGCTCTGACTCCGAGGGCGAGAAGCGTCAGCGGCTGCTGCGTGACCAGGAGTGGCTCGGGCCCAACCTCTGGTCCGGTATCGGCAAGGCGCGTCTCGGCGTCGGAACCGCGCTCGTCGGCGATGGCGCCAGCGTCGCCGCGCGGCTCCAGGAGTACGTCGATGAAGGCATCGACACGTTCATCCTCTCCGGCTATCCGCACCTCGAAGAGGCGCAACGCTTCGGCAAATACGTGATGCCGCACTTCGCGGGCAAAGCATCGGTGCCGCAGGCGCCGCGCGAACTCGCCGCGTCCAACGCATGA
- a CDS encoding ABC transporter ATP-binding protein, producing MSTQPTQPLTTTATPSRNGTDLIIDARDVHKTYRTEDVVVRALQGVTLSVPRGEMVAIMGPSGCGKTTLLNSMSGLDTIDQGLILINGEDINKMSDNKRTEFRARQMGFVFQFYNLLPVLSAVENVELPLLVSGTKAAEARKRALESLDLVHLRDWAKHKPAQLSGGQRQRVTIARALVNNPAIVWGDEPTGDLDTQNASEIMQLIIDLNRQHNQTFVIVTHAPEIAALCHRIVHMKDGQIVSEEVPAGARA from the coding sequence ATGAGCACGCAACCGACGCAGCCACTGACGACGACGGCCACCCCCTCGCGGAATGGCACGGACCTGATCATCGATGCGCGCGACGTCCACAAGACGTACCGCACGGAAGACGTCGTAGTGCGCGCGCTGCAGGGCGTCACGCTGAGCGTCCCGCGCGGGGAGATGGTCGCGATCATGGGGCCTTCGGGTTGCGGCAAGACGACGCTGCTCAACTCGATGAGCGGGCTCGACACGATCGACCAAGGACTGATCCTGATCAACGGCGAAGACATCAACAAGATGTCCGACAACAAGCGGACGGAGTTCCGCGCCAGGCAGATGGGGTTCGTCTTCCAGTTCTACAACCTGTTGCCGGTGCTGAGCGCCGTCGAGAACGTGGAGTTGCCGCTGCTCGTTTCGGGCACGAAGGCCGCTGAGGCGCGCAAGCGTGCCCTGGAGTCGCTCGACCTGGTACACCTGCGCGACTGGGCGAAGCACAAGCCGGCGCAGCTTTCGGGCGGGCAGCGCCAGCGTGTGACGATCGCGCGGGCGCTCGTCAATAACCCGGCGATCGTCTGGGGTGACGAGCCGACGGGCGACCTGGACACGCAGAACGCCAGCGAGATCATGCAGCTCATCATCGACCTCAACCGCCAGCACAACCAGACGTTCGTCATCGTCACGCACGCGCCCGAGATCGCGGCGTTGTGCCATCGCATCGTCCACATGAAGGACGGACAGATCGTGAGCGAAGAAGTCCCGGCGGGGGCGCGCGCATGA
- a CDS encoding NAD(P)H-dependent oxidoreductase, which yields MSWPLRAVAISGSPRTPSKSKTLAELLLQALEKGNCTSELIDVAELPAEALVARAQSPAIDAAIEAIGRARIVVAATPTYRALYTGVLKSLFDLMPPGHLRGKICIPIQTGASMAHFLSIEYGLRPLFTSLEGVPIAGVYATDDQFDDGKPAEALVRRINDVAMAARALGTITFG from the coding sequence ATGAGCTGGCCGCTCCGCGCCGTCGCGATATCGGGCAGCCCTCGCACGCCGTCGAAGTCCAAAACGCTCGCCGAACTCCTGCTGCAGGCGCTCGAAAAGGGCAACTGCACGTCGGAACTGATCGACGTCGCGGAACTGCCCGCCGAAGCGCTCGTCGCGCGCGCCCAGTCGCCGGCGATCGACGCCGCCATCGAAGCGATCGGCCGCGCCCGCATCGTCGTCGCCGCCACGCCGACCTACCGCGCGCTGTACACAGGCGTGCTCAAGTCGCTCTTCGACCTCATGCCGCCGGGGCACCTGCGCGGCAAGATCTGTATCCCGATCCAGACCGGCGCGTCGATGGCGCACTTCCTCTCGATTGAGTACGGCCTGCGTCCGCTGTTCACGAGCCTGGAAGGCGTGCCGATAGCCGGCGTCTACGCGACCGACGACCAGTTCGACGACGGCAAGCCCGCCGAGGCCCTCGTCCGCCGCATCAACGACGTCGCCATGGCCGCGCGGGCCCTCGGCACCATCACGTTCGGCTGA
- a CDS encoding FtsX-like permease family protein gives MNEFFGIDMTYIMIALLVILGVALSTVLYVVLRNRVMFLIGVRNIPRRRAQTTLIIVGLMLSTLIISTAFAIGDTVDYSITSTGYERLHSIDEIVEVGNDDNGMDVFGGDGGAGGGGGLISAISIPDGQADQYIDAFKRNESVDGALGVVRGPASVQNETKRLTEPLVVVVGIDPAEIEGFESDFETIAGERVSPGDLGEGEIYANEAVAEDLDIDPGDRLSLFVGGESHEFSVKDVVKDRVLTGSIAGVDDGFLVERSVAQELFGRPEEIDFIAISNDGGVREGMELTDEVEPEIAALLQGTRLNTQPIKQDTVEAANEISSVFTTIFVVLGLFSIAAGMMLIFLIFVMLAAERKVEMGMVRAVGTKRSHLVQIFMSEGMVYNLGAAAVGCLLGIGVSVIMVQMMERLFAEDLGLGIVFHVTARSLIVSYAIGVVLTFITVTFSSWRIGNLNIVSAIRDIPEQSDREERPEFRGIGGLVSLVRWLIFKPRGWRQWLLGPAIIVAGVLSGAIGFGLFIVAGELYDTSAAGSTLAVILGVFGGAGFVLAAAAVFIGLSRIFQLGAVLIVVGVAAILLGLGSDMAAPFGLGFSAATFGAAMVLAQLGLPARPVYTGAGAFLLIAWLMFAGASTPFEAVNNLEGDIDMFFVSGLSMVLAGTFLIVYNADLLLGLLTLTGGLVPRIVPSVRTAVAYPLANKFRTGMTIAMISLVMFALVMMSTINGNFDRVFLSEEAEGGYDVIAFENPGNPVDDLVTTLESAGADGGAGSDGTVDTSTIAGVDKVQQANSSVAGVRLPGDQDWEEYQILGVSDGFAENNELVFQSRATGFDSDDAVWDAIAAGGDYAVVDSFAVGGDDFEGGFALKGIEPEDRTFEPVRVQLHDEATGAIRDVQVIGVLNTASSGLFSGMHISDEVFDELYERPLLSVHYVRLQDGADATAVAQDIERTLLFQGVQAESIRKIIDDYQAQSRGFLYLIQGFMGIGLFVGIAAVGVIAFRTVVERRQQIGMLRAIGYTRGAIALSFIMESSFTALLGIVSGIALALLLAYQLMQTDEFIPGGVPSFYIPWVQILAIGGFAFIASLIMTIIPSRQASTIPIAEALRYE, from the coding sequence ATGAACGAGTTCTTCGGCATCGACATGACGTACATCATGATCGCGCTGCTGGTGATCCTGGGGGTGGCGCTGTCTACCGTGCTGTACGTGGTCCTCCGCAACCGCGTCATGTTCCTCATCGGCGTGCGCAATATCCCGCGGCGGCGCGCGCAGACGACGCTGATCATCGTCGGGCTGATGTTGAGCACGCTGATCATCTCGACGGCGTTCGCGATCGGCGACACGGTGGACTACAGCATTACGAGCACCGGGTACGAGCGGCTGCACAGCATCGACGAGATCGTCGAAGTGGGAAACGACGATAACGGCATGGACGTATTCGGCGGAGACGGTGGCGCCGGTGGCGGCGGCGGACTGATCTCCGCGATCTCGATACCCGATGGTCAGGCTGACCAGTACATCGACGCGTTCAAGCGCAACGAAAGCGTCGATGGCGCGCTGGGGGTCGTGCGCGGTCCCGCTTCGGTGCAGAACGAGACGAAGAGGCTCACGGAACCGCTGGTCGTGGTGGTGGGCATCGATCCGGCCGAGATCGAAGGCTTCGAGTCGGACTTCGAGACGATTGCCGGCGAGCGCGTATCGCCGGGCGACCTGGGCGAGGGCGAGATCTACGCGAACGAAGCCGTCGCGGAAGACCTGGATATCGATCCGGGTGACCGGTTGTCGCTGTTTGTGGGCGGCGAGTCGCACGAGTTCAGCGTGAAGGACGTGGTGAAGGACCGCGTGCTCACCGGCTCGATCGCCGGCGTTGATGACGGGTTCCTCGTCGAGCGGAGCGTGGCGCAGGAACTGTTCGGGCGACCGGAGGAGATCGACTTCATCGCCATATCGAACGACGGTGGCGTGCGCGAAGGCATGGAGCTGACGGACGAGGTTGAGCCGGAGATCGCCGCGCTGCTCCAAGGCACGAGGCTCAACACGCAGCCGATCAAACAAGACACAGTGGAAGCTGCGAACGAGATCTCCTCGGTGTTCACGACGATCTTCGTCGTGCTGGGTCTGTTCTCGATCGCCGCGGGCATGATGTTGATCTTCCTGATCTTCGTAATGCTGGCGGCCGAGCGCAAAGTCGAGATGGGGATGGTGCGCGCGGTCGGTACGAAGCGCAGTCACCTGGTGCAGATCTTCATGTCGGAAGGCATGGTGTACAACCTTGGCGCGGCGGCCGTCGGCTGCCTGCTGGGGATCGGCGTCTCCGTGATCATGGTGCAGATGATGGAGCGCCTGTTCGCGGAGGACCTGGGCCTTGGCATCGTGTTTCACGTGACGGCGCGCAGTCTGATCGTGTCGTACGCAATCGGGGTGGTGCTGACCTTTATCACCGTGACGTTTTCGTCGTGGCGCATCGGCAACCTGAACATCGTGAGCGCGATCCGCGACATACCGGAGCAGAGCGATCGCGAAGAGCGGCCGGAGTTCCGGGGCATCGGCGGGCTGGTGAGCCTGGTGCGGTGGCTGATCTTCAAGCCGCGGGGCTGGCGACAGTGGCTGCTCGGTCCGGCGATTATCGTGGCGGGCGTGTTATCGGGAGCGATCGGCTTCGGCCTGTTCATCGTGGCGGGCGAGCTTTACGACACGTCGGCGGCCGGCTCGACGCTGGCGGTGATCCTGGGCGTATTTGGGGGCGCGGGGTTCGTGCTGGCGGCGGCTGCCGTCTTCATCGGCCTGTCGCGCATCTTCCAGTTAGGCGCGGTGCTGATCGTCGTGGGCGTGGCCGCGATCTTGCTGGGACTGGGCTCCGACATGGCGGCGCCATTCGGCCTCGGGTTTTCGGCGGCGACGTTCGGCGCCGCGATGGTGCTGGCGCAGTTGGGGTTGCCGGCGCGGCCGGTGTACACCGGTGCGGGGGCATTTCTGCTGATCGCCTGGTTGATGTTCGCCGGGGCCAGCACGCCGTTCGAGGCGGTGAACAACCTTGAAGGCGACATCGACATGTTCTTCGTCAGCGGCCTTTCGATGGTGCTGGCCGGGACGTTCCTCATCGTCTACAACGCCGATTTGCTGCTGGGCTTGCTGACGCTGACGGGTGGCCTCGTGCCGCGCATCGTTCCGTCGGTGCGGACGGCGGTCGCGTATCCGCTGGCGAACAAGTTCCGCACGGGCATGACGATCGCGATGATCTCGCTCGTGATGTTTGCGCTGGTGATGATGTCGACGATCAACGGGAACTTCGACCGGGTGTTCCTGAGCGAAGAGGCGGAGGGCGGCTACGACGTCATCGCGTTCGAGAATCCGGGCAATCCGGTCGACGACCTGGTGACGACGCTGGAGAGCGCGGGCGCCGATGGCGGCGCCGGCAGCGACGGGACGGTCGACACGAGCACGATCGCCGGCGTCGACAAGGTGCAGCAGGCGAATTCGTCGGTCGCGGGCGTGCGGCTTCCCGGCGACCAGGACTGGGAGGAGTACCAGATCCTGGGCGTGAGCGACGGCTTCGCCGAGAACAACGAGCTGGTATTTCAATCGCGCGCGACTGGATTCGACAGCGACGACGCAGTCTGGGATGCGATCGCCGCGGGCGGTGATTATGCAGTCGTCGATTCGTTCGCCGTCGGCGGCGACGACTTCGAGGGCGGATTCGCGCTGAAGGGCATCGAGCCGGAGGACCGGACATTCGAGCCGGTCCGGGTGCAGCTCCATGATGAGGCGACAGGCGCGATTCGCGACGTGCAGGTCATCGGCGTGCTGAATACGGCGAGCAGCGGTCTCTTCAGCGGCATGCACATCTCCGACGAGGTGTTTGACGAGCTGTACGAACGGCCGTTGCTCTCGGTGCACTACGTACGGCTGCAGGACGGCGCCGATGCGACGGCTGTCGCGCAGGACATCGAGCGGACGTTGCTGTTCCAGGGTGTGCAGGCGGAGTCGATCCGCAAGATCATCGATGACTACCAGGCGCAGAGCCGGGGCTTCCTGTATCTGATCCAGGGCTTCATGGGCATCGGCCTGTTCGTGGGCATCGCGGCCGTGGGCGTGATCGCGTTCCGCACCGTGGTGGAGCGACGCCAGCAGATCGGCATGCTGCGGGCGATCGGGTACACGCGGGGGGCGATTGCGCTGAGCTTCATCATGGAGTCGTCGTTCACGGCGCTGTTGGGTATTGTGAGCGGCATCGCGCTGGCGTTGCTGCTGGCGTATCAGCTCATGCAGACGGACGAGTTCATTCCGGGAGGCGTGCCGAGCTTCTACATTCCGTGGGTGCAGATCCTGGCGATCGGCGGATTCGCGTTCATCGCGTCGTTGATCATGACGATCATTCCATCGCGGCAAGCATCGACGATCCCGATCGCGGAGGCGCTGCGGTACGAGTAG
- a CDS encoding SDR family NAD(P)-dependent oxidoreductase has product MDRLKDKVVLVAGAGGRQGTAVPLLFAREGARVAPAGLVADELETIAQKIRAGGREAVVRASDLSDADEAEAAVRMAIDAFGRIDVLYNNTGIYTAGDARTADTDLNQWHQLLEVNLESHFLMAKFALREMVRRQSGAIINVAAARAARLGGNVGYAASKAAIIGITKKMAREYAADNIRVNCICPTNIQASPDPEDPRPPERKIARDGTPEDVAYAALFLASDESPWITRVELVVDGGAEVMG; this is encoded by the coding sequence ATGGACCGCCTGAAGGACAAGGTCGTGCTCGTCGCCGGCGCCGGCGGCCGCCAGGGCACCGCCGTCCCTCTGCTCTTCGCGCGCGAGGGCGCGAGGGTCGCGCCTGCCGGCCTCGTCGCAGACGAACTGGAGACGATCGCGCAAAAAATCCGCGCCGGCGGCCGCGAAGCCGTCGTGCGCGCGTCCGACCTCTCCGACGCCGACGAAGCGGAGGCCGCCGTCCGCATGGCGATCGACGCGTTTGGCCGCATCGACGTCCTCTACAACAACACCGGCATTTACACCGCCGGCGATGCGCGCACGGCGGACACGGACCTCAACCAGTGGCACCAGTTGCTCGAGGTGAACCTCGAGTCGCACTTCCTCATGGCGAAGTTCGCGTTGCGCGAGATGGTGCGCCGCCAGTCCGGCGCCATCATCAACGTTGCCGCCGCGCGCGCCGCTCGGCTCGGCGGCAACGTCGGCTACGCCGCGTCGAAGGCCGCCATCATCGGCATCACGAAGAAGATGGCGCGCGAGTACGCCGCCGACAACATCCGCGTCAACTGCATCTGCCCGACGAACATCCAGGCGTCGCCCGACCCCGAAGACCCGCGGCCGCCCGAACGCAAGATCGCCCGCGATGGCACGCCCGAAGACGTCGCCTACGCCGCCCTCTTCCTCGCGTCCGACGAATCGCCATGGATCACCCGCGTCGAACTGGTGGTAGATGGCGGCGCTGAGGTGATGGGATAG